A region of the Trueperaceae bacterium genome:
GCTCTTCAGGCGCAACAGCGTGCCGTTCGTCGAGACGACGAACGTGAGCATCGAGGAGCTCGCCTCGCAGGTGCTGGTGCGCGCGAACCTCGAGCGGCACCGCTGAGGGTCCGGCGGGCCGGCGACTCCGCCCGCCGCGGAGGCGATGCGTCACCCCCGTGCCGCGCTCGTCATGCCGCCGCGGGCCCGCGCCGGGCGGGCGCCTCAGGCGTCGAAGGTGGCCGTGCGGGTGAAGTCGTCGAGTCCCACGTCGCCGGCGACGACGGCGCCGCCCACCTCGACCCAGGCGTGACCGTCGACGGTGCCGTCGGGCAGCCGGCGGAAGCCGAAGTGGACGCGCGAGGGCACGCCGCGCCTGGCGAGCATGGCCTGCGCGGCCAGCGACCGCGCCACGCACCTGGCGCCGGGCACGAACCGCGCCGCCGACTCCACGGCCCGGCCCACCTCGGCGGGGGGCGCCCCGCTCATCCGCGTAAGCCGGCGGCCGGCGGCCAGCTCCTGACGTGCCAGGGCGAAGGTCTTCTCTTCGAGGAGCCGGCGGGCGCGACGCACGTAGGACAGCGCCTCGAGCCGCAGCGCCAGCCCGCGGGGACCTAGTCGCCACAGGCGCGCCAGCAGGGGCGCCCGCGGCGCGGTGGTCGCCAGCGGCCAGCGGTGCCGGCGCGCGCCGCGCGGCAGCCCGAGGCCGGCCAGCCGCAGCACCTCGTCGCCGTGGGCGAACCACGCGTGGCGGCCGTCGTTCACGAGGCGCACGTCCAGGCCGCGCGCCCGCGCCACCTCCGCCACCGCGGCCAGCGTGAGGGCGGGGTGCTCCTCGCTGCGCAGGCCGTGGAGCTGCATGGCGCGCCTCACGCCGAGCGTCACCAGCCACCAGGCGCGCGCGTCCGGCGGCGAGCCGCCGGGCGCCAGCGGGCCTTCCGGCACGGCGACCGGCCGGCCGGCGCGCCACGAGCGCACCGCTCGCGACACGACCGGCAGGGCTCCGGCGAGGGCCCGCAGGTCGGAAGGCAGGCCCAGCGCCAGCTCGACGAGGCGCTCCAGCGCGTGCGGCGCGCGCTCCGGGAGCACTGACAGGTCGAGGAGGAACGCGCGGAGGGGAGAGGGCTCCGCCAGGTCGAGCACCCCGCGAGTGGGGTCGCAGCGACCGAGGAACGTGCGCAGCGTCGCGGCGGCGCCGAGCTCCCTGGCGCGACGCAGCAGCTCCGCGGGGCCGAAGCCGCCGGCGCGCATCAGCGCCTCGAGGTCGAGGTAGTCGTGGGGCCGCAGCGCGTGGGCGTCGTCCGACCAGCTCCGCGAGGTGACGAGCCCCACGAGCGCCGAGTCCACGAACGAGGGCACGCGCACCGGGACGCCGCCGACGACCGCCGGCCGCGACGCTGCCCATACCGCCTGCGTGATGCGCAGCCTCTTGCGCTCCCCGACTACGGCCACGCCGCCGTGCACGAGGTGCCGGTGGGCGTCAACGACGACGCGCAGCTTAGGGTGCCTGACCCGCAGCAGCTCGTGGCGCTCGAAGGCGACGCCGGGACGGTCGAGGTGGTCGGCCGCGCCGAGGCGCCACGCCACCTCCCAGCCGCACCCCTCCGCGGCCGCGGCCAGTCGCGCCGCCAGGTCCTCGTCCTCCACGCCGGGCGCGCGCAGCAGCACGTCGACGTCGTCGTACGGCCTGTCGGCAGGGTCCTCGTGGACCAGCTCGGCGAGGTAGAAGCCCTTGAACAGCAGGACCTCGGCGCCAGCCGCGCGCCACGCCGCCAGCAGGGGCACGACCTGCGCGCGCGTGGCGGCGTGCCTGGCGCGGGCGGCCTGCGCGCCGCGCACCAGGCGAGGGTCGTCGGCCAGGCCGGCGTGGGCGAGGCGGCGGCGCGCCACCGACGCCAGGCCCGCGCTCACTAGCACGCCGACGTCAGCGGCGGACGCCGTACCGGTGGTGACGAACCGGGCGATCCGTCCCGGCGCGGCGCGGTCGGCGCGGCGGTGCGGCGAGGCGGCGGTGAGAGAGGCCGAGGCCATCCACATCATTAGAGCCCTAGACGCGCGCGCCGGGGCGCGAAACGGACACGCCGGCGCGGGCGGCGGGCACCCTGGCGCCGGCCCGCGGAGACGGTGCCGCGCACCTCGTCCGCGGGCGGGCGGGTCCAGCGGCCGGGACGCGTGCGCGCCGCCGAACCTGTGCGCGTCTCGGCCGGGAAGCGCACCTGCCGTACCTATACTCCTGGGGATGCAGGAGGTGCGGGCCGTCTGGCGGTTCACGCTCTCGCTGGCCCGGACCCTGGGCTGGCGCTTCGGCCTCCTGCTGGTCGTGGGCCTGGCGGCCAGCGTCACGGCCGGCGTAGGCCTCCTCGTCATGGTCCCGCTCCTCGCCCTCGTGGGCGTGGAGGCCGGCGGCGGCAGCACGCAGGCCCTGGTCGCCCGGGTCGCCGCAGCGCTGCAGGGCGTCGGCCTGCCTCTCACGGCGCCGGTCCTCCTCGGGCTCAACGCCATGGTCCTCGTCGCCGCGGCCGCCGTCGGGCGCTACCAGTCGGTGCTCGAGAGCCGCGCGCTCGAGGGGTTCGTGCAGGCGCGGCGCGACAGGCTCTTCGAGGCCATCACGCGCGCCAACTGGCGGCACCTGGTGGGCGGCAGGGCGTCGAACAGCGTCCACCTGCTCACCAACGAGACCGACCGCTACGCCAGCGCCGGGGCGGCGGTGATCCGGCTCATCACCCAGGGCTTCCTGGCCGTCGCGCACCTCGCCGTGGCCGTCGCCATCGCGCCGGCGCTCACGGCGCTCGTGATGGCGGCCGGACTCGCGCTCGCCGGCCTCACCGCGCCGCTGACCTGGCGGGCCAAGGCCCGCGGGCGGGAGGTCTCGCGGGCCTACAAGGGCCTCTTCGGCGAGATCGCCGACCACCTCGGCGGGCTGAAGACCGTGAAGGCCTACGGGCTCGAGGACGCGACCACCGCCCGCTTCCGCGCGCGGGCGCGGGAGACCGCCGAGGCCCTCGTGGGCGTGACCCGCAACCACGCCGACGTGGGGTTCCTGCTGCAGGCGGGGTCGGCCGTGCTCCTCTCCGGCCTCGTGCTGGTCGCCCTGGGCATGCCGCAGGTGACGCCGGCGGGCCTGCTGATGCTCCTCTACCTCTTCGCCCGGCTGGTGCCCATGCTCTCGGGCCTGCAGCGCGGCTTCCAGTCGGTCCTGGCGCGCCTGCCGTCGGTCGAGCGCGTCGAGGAGGCCATGAGGGACTTCGAGGCCCAGAGGGAGCGCGGCGCCGCCGCCGGCGCGGCGATCCGCTGCCGGCACGCGGTCGAGCTGCGGGGCGTGAGCTTCGCCTACGAGACCGAGGGCGAGCGACGCGTGCTGCACGGCGTGGACATGGTCGTGCCGGCCGGCAGGACGACGGCCCTCGTGGGTCCCTCGGGCGGCGGCAAGAGCACGGCGGCAGACCTGCTCATCGGGCTGCTCGAGCCCGACTCCGGCGCGCTGCTCGTGGACGGCGAGGAGGTCGCGGGCGACAGGCGCCTCGCGTGGCGCCGGCAGGTCGCCTACGTGGCGCAGGACGTCTTCCTGTTCCACGACACGGTGCGCGCGAACCTGCTCGTCGGCGACCCGGAGGCCGGCGACGAGCGGCTGTGGGAGGCGCTGGACCGGGCCGCCGCCTCGTTCGTCCGCGACCTGCCGCAGGGCCTCGACACGGTCGTCGGCGACCGCGGGTCGACGCTCTCGGGCGGGGAGCGCCAACGCCTCGCCCTGGCCCGCGCGCTCCTGCGCGAGCCTCAGCTCCTGGTCCTCGACGAGGCCACCAGCAGCCTCGACGCCATCAACGAGGCGCGCGTGCAGGAGGCCATAGGGGCGCTGCGGGGGCGCGTGACGCTTCTCGTCATCGCCCACCGGCTGGCCACGGTGCGCGACGCCGACCTCATCTACGTCATGGACGGCGGCGAGGTCGTCGAGTCGGGCACGTGGCAGGAGCTGATGAGCCGCGGCTCGGGGACGCTGCGGGAGCTGGCGGTGGCCCAAGGTCTCGGGACCGAGCTCGCGCGGTAGCGAGGCCGTCGGCCACGACGCGCCCCTCCTCTTCGCGCCGGGCGACCGCGCCCGGTCCGTCGCACCGTGGCGCAGGCAGGCCCTCGTGTCGCAAGGGCTAGATCAACATGTCATCGCGCGGCCGGCGGGCGCCGGCCGCGCGACTCCTCGTCACCGCCGACCCGTCGAACGGGGCGGGCGGTCACGCGCGGTGGCCCTAGAAGGACCACCACCAGGATGGGAACGAGAACGAACCGTCGGGTCCGGAGCTCCTGCCGCTCTGCTTGCCGCCGCCGAGCACGACGTCGGTGACGCGACCCACGACGGTGACCCGCATCGGCTCCCAAGTCTTCACTGGCGTACCCCCTTCCCTGCGGATTCTAAGAACGTCAGCCCCGCGGCGTGACGGTACTTAGGCATGTCGTATCGCCCTCCCGACACCGAGCTCAGCCCTCCGCCGCGCCGATGGACGCGATGGCGTCGCAGGCGGCGCCGAGGTGCTCGAGGCCGTCGGGGAACGAGAGCTCGTAGACGCGCAGCGCCGGGGCGAGTACCAGGTAGGCCCGCAGCATGGAGCGCTTGCGCTCGACGTCGGTCATGGTGAAAGCGTACGCCTCGGAGAGCAGCGCGTCGAACGCCTCGCGCGCGCCGAGCCGCCGCAGGACGACCCGCGGACGTCCCCTGGCGAGGAAGACCACGGCGGCGAGGGGCAGCGGCCGCGCCGCCGCCTCGTCCCAGCCCGCCAGCGTCACGCGCACCCGCCGCTTGCTCGGGGCCCCGAAGTGCGCCGCGCTCTGGTCGCGCAAGCGCGCGGCGGTGGGGAGCGGCAGCACCCTCAGGGAGTCCGGGGCGATCACGACGGCGTCGTCGGCCACGTGGGCGTGGCCGCGCTCCGCCAGGGCGTAGGCCAGCGTCGACTTGCCCGACTCGGGCCGCCCGCACAGGGCCACGACGCCGAGGCCGCCGACGTGAACGGCGCTGCCGTGCAGCGCCTCGAGCCCGTAGGCCTGCAGCGCGAACGGGAGCACGCTGCGCAGGTAGAAGTCCTCCAGCGTCCGCGGCGACGCGCCGGGGGCCGGCGACACCGCGACCTCCGGCCGCAGGTCGCCTGGCGCCTCCGCCGGGAAGCGGAACGTGCCCACGCCGTCGATCTCCATCCAGTGGTAGCCGCCCTCGGTGGTGCCGCGGGCGACGCACCGTCCGCGGGCGTCGCGCCACTCGGCCACGCGCGGCGGCCCCCCGGCGAAGCTGGGGACCTCGCCGGTGAAGCGCGCGAGCGGGAGCGGCATCACGCCGCCCCTGCGGGGGCTGCCCCGACCGCCGCTCCGCGCGCGGCCCCGCACGCCGGCCGGCGCACCGGCCCGTCCGCCCGGCGGGTCCGCGAGGGCGGCGAGCGTGGGGTAGGGCGCGAGGTTCGCTTCTTCGGCCATGACGATGCCAGGTTCCTCACGTACGGCCGACGCGTGGACGGCGCGGGACGGTCGGGTGCAGATGATACCGGGGCTCGCGGACGGGCCCGGCGACGCCGTCACACGCGCCCCGCGGCGCCCTGGCCCGCCGGCGCGAGGTCGGCGACGAGGCGCTCGAGGGCCGCCACCGCCTCCTCCAGACGGTCGAACCCGTCCCGGTAGGTGAGGCGGTAGACGGGCACGCGGGCGGTGAGCTTCAGGTAGCTGGCGACGGCCTGCCTGTCGCGGGCGGCCTCGTGGGGCGCGTGGAAGTAGGCGCGGCCGAGCAGGGCCGTGAACGCCTGGCCGGGCGAGAGGCGCTCGAGCCCGGTCCGGGCGCCCACTTCCTCGGCGCCGGCGCGCCGCAGCAGCACGAAGGCCGCCAGCGGCACGGGCGCCCCCAGCCCGACGGGCCCGGCGGGCTCCGGCAGCCGCGCGCGGACCGGCAGCCCGAACCTGGCGGCGGTCTCGTCCCTCGCCCGCGGGACGAACGGCAGCGGACGCAGCGCGGGCCGCGCGGGGTGCTCGGCGGGCGCGGGGTCGAGCACCACGGCGTCGTCGGCGATCAGCTCATGACCCCGGCTCGCCAGGGACAGCGCGAGGGTGGTCTTGCCGGCGCCGGAGGGCGCGGTGAGCACCAGTGCGCCGGCCGGGGTGAGGAGGGCGCTGCCGTGCACGCTCTCGTAGCCGTAGGCCTCCAAGGCGAGGACGGACAGCGACCTGTAGTAGTGGTCGACGACCTCGTCCCACTCGGCGCCCGGCTCGGGTACGGCCTCGCACCGCAAGACGCCGTCCGGCGCGCTCAGCGGGAACCTGTAGCTCGCCAGGCCGACGAGGCGGAACCAGCAGCAGTCGCCTTGCTTGAGCGTGTAGGCGATCGGCTTGCCCCGGCGACCGTACCAGGTGACGGCGCCCGTCGCTTCGTCGAGGCTGGGAGGCTCTGCCTGTGAGCGCCTGAGGACGTCGATGATCATGGGGAGCGGCTGGTGGCCGCGCGGGCGGCGTGCCGCCCGCGCGAGCGCTAATGGTGCCGGCCCGCTCTCACGGGCCGGCGTGTGGCGGGGTCAGCGCCGGTTCTGGCGGGACCACGAGGATCCCCCGTCGCCGTCGGAGCGGCTCAGGTTGCCACCCCGCACGACCTCGGTGACCTGGCCGACCACGCTGACCCGCATGGGGGTCCAAGTCTTCAAGGCCTCACCTCCCCTCCCTCCGATTCTAGGAACGCGCTCCCCGCGGGGAGCGCGTCACTAGCTAGTCGTCCAGCTCGGCTAGCACGCTCTCCGCGACCAGGGTGGCGAGGGCGTTCTCCACGTTCTCCCATACGACCGCGTACGGGACGTCGTAGACCTCCGCCATCGCCGCCGCCGCTTCCCTGTCGGTGCTGCCGCCGAGGAGCAGGTCGACCAGGTGAGCCGCGGTCTCGTTGAGCTCGATGATCTTGTCTGTGCCCAGGTGCACGGCGAGCATCGTGTCGCCCATGCGCTCCAAGACAACGTCGTTGGCCGCCTGGAAACGGCGAGCCGTGGAGGTTTGCAGGTCCATCGAGCGGTCGCTCCTTGGTCTCGTCGTGGCGCCGGGGGGAAGGCGCTGCGTACTGAGCCGAGGATACGCCGCGCGGCCAGGCGTGCCCGCGCCCCCGTCACATCCTCCCCTCACACGGCGTTAACCTCAGGCCACGGTGATCGACTCGTCGAGGTAGACGTCCTGGATGAGGTTCAGGAGCCGCACGCCCTCCGCCATGGGGCGCTGGAACGCCTTGCGGCCCGAGATGAGGCCCATGCCGCCGCCGCGCTTGTTCAGCACGGCCGTCAGTACGGCCTCGGCGTAGTCGTTGGCTCCGCCCGAGGCCCCGCCCGAGTTGATGAGCCCGACCCGGCCCATGTAGGCGTTGGCGACCTGCCAGCGGACCATCTCGATGGGATGGTCGTCAGGCATCAGCTCGTCGTACATCCGCTTGTGTGTGCGCCCGAAGCCGACGGCCTGGAAGCCGCGGTTCGTGTCGGGCAGCTTCTGCTTGACGATGTCCGCCTGGATCGTGACGCCCAGGTGGTTCGCCTGGCCCGTGAGGTCGGCGGCGGCGTGGTAGTCCTTGCCGTCGACCTTGAACGCGTCGTTGCGCGTGTAGCACCACAGGATCGTGGCCAGTCCCAGCTCGTGCGCGTACGCGAACGCCTCGGCGATCTCGACGATCTGGCGGTTCGAGTCGGGGTGCCCGAAGTAGACGGTGGCGCCCACCGCCACGGCTCCCATGTCGTACGCCTCGTCGATCGTCCCGAACAGCACCTGCTCGTACTGCGAGGGGTACGTCATGAGCTGGTTGTGGTTGACCTTGACGATGAACGGGATCTTGTGGGCGTACTTCCGCGCGACCATGCCGAGCACGCCGAAGGTGGAGGCCACGGCGTTGCAGCCGCCCTCGATGGCCAGGCGCACGATGTTCTCGGGGTCGAAGTAGTCGGGGTTCGGCGCGAAAGACGCGCCGCCGGAGTGCTCGACGCCCTGGTCGACGGGCAGGATCGAGAGGTAGCCGGTGCCGGCCAGGCGTCCGTGGCCGAACAGGGTCTGCAGGCTGCGCAGCACGCGCGGGCTGCGGTCCGACGCCGCGAAGACCCTGTCGACGAAGTCGGGCCCGGGCAGGTGCAGCCGCGAACGCTCGATGCCCCGCGCCTCGTAGGAGAGTAGGGCCTCGCCCTGTTCGCCAAGCAGCTCGCGGATCTCGGTGTTCATGCAGACCTCCAGGTCAGAGGCGAGCGCATGAGGAGCTCGCTACGGCCCCAAGTCCCCGGCGCGGGAGTCATCCGAGGGCGACGTCGAGCACCAGCATCACGACTACGCCGACCATGGTACCCATGGTCGCCAGGCGCTCGTGTCCCCGCGTGTGGGTCTCGGGCACTATCTCGTCGAGGATCACGTACAGCATCGCGCCGGCCGCGAAGCCCATCGCGTAGGGCAGCAGCGGGGCCACCATCGTCACGAGCCAGGCGCCGAAGACCGCCGCCGGGAGCTCGAACAGGCCGGCGCGTATGCCCGTGACGGTGGCGAACCGCCTCCCGCCCATGCCGGCGTTGCGCGCCGCCACGGCCACGGCCAGGCCCTCGGGGACGTTCTGGATGCCTATCGCGAGCATCAGGGCCAGGGCGTCGCTGACGCGGCTCGACCCGAAGCCCACGCCCACGGCCAGGCCCTCCGGCACGTTGTGGAGGGTGATGGCGACGATGAACAGGAGCACCGCCGAGAGGCGGCTGCGCGCGCCCTCGGGCGTGCCGGCCTCCTGGGCGGCGTCGTAGCGCTGACGGCCCGTGATGAGCACGTGCACGTGCGGCACCCAGGCGTCGGCGCGGTCGAGGACGGCCACCCCGAGGACGATGCCCACCAGGACCGGCACGAGTCCTCCCAGCTCGATGCCGGGGAGGATCAGGCTGGTGAACGCCGCCGTGAGCATCACGCCCGCCGCGAAGCCCATGGCGGCGTCGAGGCCGCGCTGGCTGGGGGCGCGCCAGGCGCCTATGAGCACCGCCCCCACGAGGTTCATCAGGGCGATGAACAGGCCGCCCACCAGCCCCTGCATCACCGGGTCGCCGCCTGCCACGCGGAGGAACAGCTCGACGAACCCGTTCATGGCCCTAGGATACGGTCGTCGTGACCTACCCCATGGGCCAGGACCCCTGGCGCTCAGGAGAGAACTACGACCGGTACATGGGCCGCTGGAGCCGCGAGGTGGCGCCCCGGTTCCTGGCCTGGCTGGCGCCGCCGCGGGGCCTCGACTGGCTCGACGTCGGCTGCGGCACCGGAGCGCTGTCGGGGACGGTCGTGAGGCTGGCCGCGCCGCGCAGCCTGCTCGGCGTCGACGTCTCGGCCTCCTTCGTGGAGCGGGCGCGGGAGAACGTGCCCGACCCCCGCGCGCGGTTCTCCGTCGGCGACGCGCAGGACCTCAGGGTCGAGACGGGGAGCCGCGACCTCGCGGTGTCCGGCCTGATGCTGAACTTCGTGCCCGACAGGCCGCGGGCGCTGCGCGAGATGGCGCGCGCGACGAGGGGCGGCGGCACCGTGGCCTTCTACGTGTGGGACTACCCGGGGCGAGGAGTGGAGTTCATGCGCCTGTTCTGGGAGGTGGCCGGCGCCCTCGACCCGGCCGCCGTGCCGCTGGGGGAGGCCGCGCGCTTCCCCTTCTGCACGCCGGAGGGCCTCACGGCCCTGGCCCTCGAGGCCGGCTGGGCCGACGTGGAGGCGGTGCCCCTCGAGGTGGAGACCGTGTTCGCCGGCTTCGACGACTACTGGGAGCCGTTCGAGCTCGGCACGGGGCCGGCCCCCACCTACTGCGCCGCCCTCGACCACGAGGCGCGCCAGCGGCTGCGCAGGGCGCTGCGCGAGCGCCTGCCGTTCGAGCGCGACGGCACGCTGCGCCTGAGCGCGCGGGCCTGGGGGGTGCGGGGGCGTGCCGCGTTCTAGGCTGCCTGCATGGACGCACCCGGACGAGAGCACGACGGCGAGGCGCGGGAGCGCGCTGGGGGCGTGACCGCCGAGCACGCGGCAGACGGCGTCTCCGACGTCGCCATGGTGGGCCTGGGCGTGATGGGCCGGAACCTCGTCCTGAACCTCAGCGACCACGGCCTCGCCGTCTCCGTCCACGACCGCGACCGGCGCGCCGTGCGCGACTTCCTAGGCGGGGAAGCGTCCGGGCGCGCCGTGCGCGGCTTCGACGACCTCGCCTCGCTGGCGCTGTCGCTCGGCCGGCCGCGCCGCGTGATGCTGATGGTGCCCGCGGGCGCGCCCGTAGACGCCGTGCTGGACGACCTCGTGCCGCACCTGGAGCCGGGCGACGTGGTCATCGACGGCGGCAACTCCCACTACGCCGACACGGCGCGCCGCGCCCGCGAGCTGAGGGAGCGCGGCCTGCTCTTCGTCGGCGCCGGCGTGTCCGGTGGCGCGGAGGGCGCGCGCGTCGGCCCGGCGATCATGCCGGGCGGCGACCCGGCGGCCTGGCCCCTCGTCGCGGGGATGCTGCAGGACATAGCGGCGCGCGTCGACGGGCAGCCCTGCTGCGACTGGGTGGGCGAGGGCGGCGCCGGGCACTACGTGAAGATGGTGCACAACGGCATCGAGTACGCCGACATGCAGCTCATCGCCGAGGCGTACCACTACATGCGCGTCGTCGTGGGGCTGACGGTCCGCGAGTCCGCGGGCGTCTTCGCCGAGTGGGCGGGCTCACGCCTC
Encoded here:
- a CDS encoding lasso peptide biosynthesis B2 protein: MASASLTAASPHRRADRAAPGRIARFVTTGTASAADVGVLVSAGLASVARRRLAHAGLADDPRLVRGAQAARARHAATRAQVVPLLAAWRAAGAEVLLFKGFYLAELVHEDPADRPYDDVDVLLRAPGVEDEDLAARLAAAAEGCGWEVAWRLGAADHLDRPGVAFERHELLRVRHPKLRVVVDAHRHLVHGGVAVVGERKRLRITQAVWAASRPAVVGGVPVRVPSFVDSALVGLVTSRSWSDDAHALRPHDYLDLEALMRAGGFGPAELLRRARELGAAATLRTFLGRCDPTRGVLDLAEPSPLRAFLLDLSVLPERAPHALERLVELALGLPSDLRALAGALPVVSRAVRSWRAGRPVAVPEGPLAPGGSPPDARAWWLVTLGVRRAMQLHGLRSEEHPALTLAAVAEVARARGLDVRLVNDGRHAWFAHGDEVLRLAGLGLPRGARRHRWPLATTAPRAPLLARLWRLGPRGLALRLEALSYVRRARRLLEEKTFALARQELAAGRRLTRMSGAPPAEVGRAVESAARFVPGARCVARSLAAQAMLARRGVPSRVHFGFRRLPDGTVDGHAWVEVGGAVVAGDVGLDDFTRTATFDA
- a CDS encoding ABC transporter ATP-binding protein → MQEVRAVWRFTLSLARTLGWRFGLLLVVGLAASVTAGVGLLVMVPLLALVGVEAGGGSTQALVARVAAALQGVGLPLTAPVLLGLNAMVLVAAAAVGRYQSVLESRALEGFVQARRDRLFEAITRANWRHLVGGRASNSVHLLTNETDRYASAGAAVIRLITQGFLAVAHLAVAVAIAPALTALVMAAGLALAGLTAPLTWRAKARGREVSRAYKGLFGEIADHLGGLKTVKAYGLEDATTARFRARARETAEALVGVTRNHADVGFLLQAGSAVLLSGLVLVALGMPQVTPAGLLMLLYLFARLVPMLSGLQRGFQSVLARLPSVERVEEAMRDFEAQRERGAAAGAAIRCRHAVELRGVSFAYETEGERRVLHGVDMVVPAGRTTALVGPSGGGKSTAADLLIGLLEPDSGALLVDGEEVAGDRRLAWRRQVAYVAQDVFLFHDTVRANLLVGDPEAGDERLWEALDRAAASFVRDLPQGLDTVVGDRGSTLSGGERQRLALARALLREPQLLVLDEATSSLDAINEARVQEAIGALRGRVTLLVIAHRLATVRDADLIYVMDGGEVVESGTWQELMSRGSGTLRELAVAQGLGTELAR
- a CDS encoding PqqD family protein, giving the protein MDLQTSTARRFQAANDVVLERMGDTMLAVHLGTDKIIELNETAAHLVDLLLGGSTDREAAAAMAEVYDVPYAVVWENVENALATLVAESVLAELDD
- a CDS encoding class I fructose-bisphosphate aldolase — protein: MNTEIRELLGEQGEALLSYEARGIERSRLHLPGPDFVDRVFAASDRSPRVLRSLQTLFGHGRLAGTGYLSILPVDQGVEHSGGASFAPNPDYFDPENIVRLAIEGGCNAVASTFGVLGMVARKYAHKIPFIVKVNHNQLMTYPSQYEQVLFGTIDEAYDMGAVAVGATVYFGHPDSNRQIVEIAEAFAYAHELGLATILWCYTRNDAFKVDGKDYHAAADLTGQANHLGVTIQADIVKQKLPDTNRGFQAVGFGRTHKRMYDELMPDDHPIEMVRWQVANAYMGRVGLINSGGASGGANDYAEAVLTAVLNKRGGGMGLISGRKAFQRPMAEGVRLLNLIQDVYLDESITVA
- a CDS encoding ZIP family metal transporter is translated as MNGFVELFLRVAGGDPVMQGLVGGLFIALMNLVGAVLIGAWRAPSQRGLDAAMGFAAGVMLTAAFTSLILPGIELGGLVPVLVGIVLGVAVLDRADAWVPHVHVLITGRQRYDAAQEAGTPEGARSRLSAVLLFIVAITLHNVPEGLAVGVGFGSSRVSDALALMLAIGIQNVPEGLAVAVAARNAGMGGRRFATVTGIRAGLFELPAAVFGAWLVTMVAPLLPYAMGFAAGAMLYVILDEIVPETHTRGHERLATMGTMVGVVVMLVLDVALG
- a CDS encoding class I SAM-dependent methyltransferase — encoded protein: MTYPMGQDPWRSGENYDRYMGRWSREVAPRFLAWLAPPRGLDWLDVGCGTGALSGTVVRLAAPRSLLGVDVSASFVERARENVPDPRARFSVGDAQDLRVETGSRDLAVSGLMLNFVPDRPRALREMARATRGGGTVAFYVWDYPGRGVEFMRLFWEVAGALDPAAVPLGEAARFPFCTPEGLTALALEAGWADVEAVPLEVETVFAGFDDYWEPFELGTGPAPTYCAALDHEARQRLRRALRERLPFERDGTLRLSARAWGVRGRAAF
- the gnd gene encoding decarboxylating NADP(+)-dependent phosphogluconate dehydrogenase, which translates into the protein MDAPGREHDGEARERAGGVTAEHAADGVSDVAMVGLGVMGRNLVLNLSDHGLAVSVHDRDRRAVRDFLGGEASGRAVRGFDDLASLALSLGRPRRVMLMVPAGAPVDAVLDDLVPHLEPGDVVIDGGNSHYADTARRARELRERGLLFVGAGVSGGAEGARVGPAIMPGGDPAAWPLVAGMLQDIAARVDGQPCCDWVGEGGAGHYVKMVHNGIEYADMQLIAEAYHYMRVVVGLTVRESAGVFAEWAGSRLDSYLVEITADVLARVDDDGLPLVDKVRDVAGQKGTGRWAAADALERGVPLDLTAAAVFARALSALKDERVAAAQTLRGPGRSGVSFDRLGQLRDLEDALYAAKVVAYAQGFALLRRASDDLGWGVPLSTVPLLWRGGCVIRSRILGDVAAAYAEDPELPDLMTAPRFARELAGCQAGWRRTLTRAIAAGVPMPATSAALAHYDGYRSERLPANLIEAQRDYFGAHGYERVDAPRGERFRTDWTGRGGT